In Morococcus cerebrosus, a single genomic region encodes these proteins:
- a CDS encoding NosR/NirI family protein, whose protein sequence is MLAMFAVFILLFSTLPAYAERLPDFLSKVQPSEIFPGADRYGKPEGKPMVARVYKGDEQLGLVYITTDVVNTRGYSSKPIDTMMALANDGTIAGAKLVDHHEPIMLIGIPQSRVDKFINKYIGLNFIKNPPTPGVAPGDIISGATVTLMVINDSIQRSFKVVAGKYGLGTDKAVQTTSTNAADTQQAATPAAQTRPRRAVNPDKQDIQSWNALLEQKAIGHLHITVDEINKLFEKGGKAGVAEHAEQGAGDDTFIDLYTAVVSQPSIGKSLLGEEGWKNLQNRLQPGQQAVLVAGEGRYSWKGSGYVRGGIFDRIEMIQGENSFRFTDAQHERLVDLAAEGAPHFKEVSWFTIPEGVEFDAAEPWRLQLMVQRVLSVNDKAFVTADLDYELPQGYYVDDPKAPPVEISAPVEPAAAPAADQASDTKGIAEEASSNDGASNQLWKQVWKAKQGQIAVVGIALTILLLVFLFQDWIVRYEKWYDRFRLVFLTFTLFYIGWYAQAQLSVVNTLTLFSAILTEFRWDFFLMDPIVFILWLFTAATMLLWNRGTFCGWLCPFGSLQELTNRIAKKLGVKQITVPHLLHTRLTAIKYVIFFALLAISLYDLGTAEKFAEVEPFKTAIILKFVREWWFVAFAVTLLVAGLFIERFFCRYLCPLGAGIALPGRFRVFDWLRRYKMCGNPCQICTHECPVQAIAPEGDIHPNECIQCLHCQVMYHHDTRCPQVVATNKKKQKQAAAKADPETASAKQQPGEQVVQFVKKETAPKAGE, encoded by the coding sequence ATGCTGGCGATGTTTGCCGTATTTATCCTATTGTTTTCGACACTGCCCGCTTACGCTGAGCGTTTGCCTGACTTTTTGTCAAAAGTCCAGCCTTCGGAAATTTTTCCGGGTGCAGACCGTTATGGCAAGCCTGAAGGCAAGCCTATGGTTGCCCGTGTTTATAAGGGCGACGAGCAGTTGGGTTTGGTGTATATCACGACGGACGTGGTCAATACACGCGGCTATTCGAGCAAACCGATTGATACGATGATGGCTTTGGCCAACGACGGAACGATCGCCGGTGCGAAGTTGGTCGATCACCATGAGCCGATTATGCTTATTGGTATCCCGCAATCGCGTGTGGATAAATTCATCAATAAGTATATCGGTTTGAATTTTATTAAAAATCCACCTACTCCGGGCGTTGCCCCCGGGGACATCATCAGCGGCGCGACCGTTACGCTGATGGTGATTAACGACAGTATCCAGCGTTCGTTCAAAGTTGTTGCCGGCAAATATGGTTTGGGCACTGACAAAGCCGTTCAGACGACCTCCACCAATGCTGCGGATACGCAACAGGCTGCCACTCCTGCGGCTCAAACCCGACCTCGCCGCGCTGTCAACCCTGACAAACAGGACATCCAATCTTGGAATGCGCTGCTGGAACAAAAAGCCATCGGCCATCTGCACATTACTGTTGATGAAATTAACAAGCTGTTTGAAAAAGGCGGCAAAGCAGGTGTTGCCGAACACGCCGAACAAGGCGCAGGCGACGATACCTTTATCGATTTGTACACTGCCGTAGTCAGCCAGCCTTCCATCGGCAAAAGCCTGTTGGGCGAGGAAGGTTGGAAAAACCTGCAAAACCGTCTGCAACCGGGTCAACAAGCTGTCTTAGTTGCCGGTGAAGGCCGTTATTCTTGGAAAGGTTCGGGCTATGTCCGCGGCGGTATTTTCGACCGTATCGAGATGATTCAAGGCGAAAACAGCTTCCGCTTCACCGACGCGCAACACGAACGCTTGGTTGATTTGGCAGCCGAAGGCGCGCCCCACTTTAAAGAAGTATCTTGGTTTACGATTCCCGAAGGCGTGGAATTCGATGCTGCCGAACCTTGGCGTTTGCAGTTGATGGTTCAACGCGTATTGAGCGTAAACGACAAAGCGTTCGTAACCGCCGATTTGGATTACGAGCTGCCTCAAGGTTACTATGTCGATGATCCGAAAGCACCGCCCGTCGAAATCAGCGCGCCAGTCGAACCGGCAGCCGCTCCTGCCGCCGACCAAGCCTCAGACACCAAAGGCATAGCCGAAGAAGCCTCTTCAAACGACGGTGCGTCCAACCAACTCTGGAAACAGGTGTGGAAAGCGAAACAAGGACAAATCGCCGTAGTCGGCATCGCCTTGACCATCCTGCTTTTGGTCTTCCTGTTCCAAGACTGGATTGTCCGCTATGAGAAATGGTACGACCGCTTCCGCCTGGTATTTCTGACATTTACCCTGTTCTATATCGGTTGGTACGCTCAGGCGCAACTGTCGGTCGTCAATACGCTGACACTGTTCTCCGCCATCCTGACCGAATTCCGTTGGGACTTCTTCCTGATGGATCCGATTGTGTTCATCCTGTGGCTGTTTACCGCCGCAACCATGCTGCTGTGGAACCGCGGTACATTCTGCGGCTGGCTCTGCCCCTTCGGTTCGCTGCAAGAGTTGACCAACCGTATCGCCAAAAAATTGGGCGTGAAACAGATTACCGTGCCGCACCTGCTGCACACGCGCCTGACTGCGATTAAATACGTCATTTTCTTCGCACTGTTGGCAATTTCCCTGTACGATTTGGGCACGGCGGAAAAATTCGCAGAAGTAGAACCTTTTAAAACAGCGATTATTTTGAAATTCGTCCGCGAATGGTGGTTTGTCGCGTTTGCCGTTACCCTTTTGGTTGCCGGCCTCTTTATCGAACGCTTCTTCTGCCGCTATCTGTGCCCATTGGGCGCGGGCATCGCCCTACCCGGCCGCTTCCGCGTATTCGACTGGCTTCGCCGCTACAAAATGTGCGGCAACCCTTGCCAAATCTGTACGCACGAATGCCCCGTTCAGGCGATTGCACCGGAAGGAGACATCCATCCGAACGAATGTATCCAGTGCCTGCACTGCCAAGTCATGTATCACCATGACACACGTTGCCCGCAAGTTGTGGCAACCAACAAGAAAAAACAAAAACAGGCGGCGGCAAAAGCCGACCCCGAAACCGCATCTGCAAAACAGCAGCCTGGGGAGCAGGTTGTGCAGTTTGTGAAAAAAGAAACCGCCCCTAAAGCCGGCGAATAA
- a CDS encoding nitrous oxide reductase accessory protein NosL — MKKILPALLAALLLSACPKEDDTPPPEPQQISDRAVGHYCSMNLTEHNGPKAQIYLNGKPDRPVWFSTIKQMFGYTKLPEEPKGIHVIYVTDMGKVKDWSKPNADTAWIDGKKAYYVIESGFIGGMGAEDALPFADKAQAEKFAKEKGGRVVSFDEMPDSYIFK; from the coding sequence ATGAAAAAGATTTTACCTGCGCTCCTCGCCGCCCTGCTCCTGAGTGCCTGTCCCAAAGAGGATGACACCCCGCCGCCTGAGCCTCAGCAAATCAGCGACCGCGCCGTGGGGCACTATTGCAGCATGAACCTGACCGAACACAACGGCCCCAAAGCCCAAATCTACCTCAACGGCAAACCCGACCGCCCCGTCTGGTTCTCCACCATCAAACAGATGTTCGGCTACACCAAGCTGCCCGAAGAGCCTAAAGGCATCCACGTCATCTACGTTACCGACATGGGCAAAGTCAAAGACTGGAGCAAACCCAATGCTGATACCGCATGGATAGACGGCAAAAAAGCCTACTACGTCATCGAAAGCGGCTTCATCGGCGGCATGGGTGCGGAAGACGCCCTCCCCTTCGCCGACAAAGCCCAAGCAGAGAAATTTGCCAAAGAAAAAGGCGGCCGCGTCGTCAGCTTCGACGAAATGCCCGATTCCTACATCTTCAAATAA
- a CDS encoding ABC transporter ATP-binding protein: MSAHHVELRNVTKRFGAQKAVNQVDLVLKAGESVGLAGHNGAGKSTLIKLILGLITPTEGEVMLLGERTGSKAGAQLRSQIGYLPETVALHPSLSGIETLNFYAKLKKQPLTKNHELLERVGISQAARRRVGTYSKGMRQRLALAQALLGEPKVLLFDEPTTGLDPASRQMFYEVVRELNGRGATVLLSTHALAELDGHADRIVVMKNGVKVADGSMDELHVQSGLPLTVNIRLKAPRPLSGRWQPLSDDLSYQAQCQAEERMALLSELGNLSDLAYLDIHTPTLDDMYAQFLKREDV; this comes from the coding sequence ATGAGCGCACACCATGTCGAATTGAGAAACGTAACCAAACGCTTCGGCGCACAAAAAGCCGTCAACCAAGTCGATTTAGTCTTGAAGGCGGGGGAAAGTGTCGGTCTTGCCGGACACAACGGCGCAGGCAAGTCCACGCTCATCAAATTGATACTCGGGCTGATTACGCCCACCGAAGGCGAAGTCATGCTGCTGGGCGAGCGCACCGGCAGCAAAGCCGGCGCACAGTTGCGCAGCCAAATCGGCTACCTGCCCGAAACCGTCGCCCTGCACCCTTCCCTCAGCGGCATCGAAACCCTCAATTTCTACGCCAAACTCAAAAAACAGCCGCTCACCAAAAACCACGAACTCCTCGAGCGCGTCGGCATTTCCCAAGCCGCCCGCCGCCGCGTCGGCACCTACTCCAAAGGGATGCGCCAACGCCTCGCCCTCGCCCAAGCGCTGCTGGGCGAACCCAAAGTATTGCTGTTTGACGAACCCACCACAGGCCTCGACCCCGCCTCGCGCCAAATGTTTTACGAAGTCGTGCGCGAACTCAACGGACGCGGCGCCACCGTCCTCCTCAGCACCCACGCCCTCGCCGAACTCGACGGCCACGCCGACCGCATCGTCGTCATGAAAAACGGCGTCAAAGTTGCCGACGGCAGCATGGACGAGCTGCACGTCCAAAGCGGACTTCCCCTCACCGTCAACATCCGACTCAAAGCTCCGCGTCCGTTAAGCGGACGCTGGCAGCCGCTTTCAGACGACCTCAGCTATCAGGCGCAATGTCAGGCTGAAGAACGCATGGCATTACTCAGCGAACTGGGCAACCTGTCCGACCTCGCCTACCTCGACATCCACACACCCACACTCGACGACATGTACGCACAATTCTTAAAAAGGGAGGACGTATGA
- a CDS encoding nitrous oxide reductase family maturation protein NosD translates to MHTPQFKTWRRAVLAFMFGGMIQTTFAATIDVSPTDNLPEVIARAQAGDTLKLASGTYKTKLLIDKPITIEGPADRSAKIEGDRTGRTIAVIAPDVTLRNLTVTRSGMSLPAMDAGIYLEETAPRALIEHNNILDNSVGVYIHGSAESMVRENKIVGDSTLRVNERGNGVTVWNAPGAQVVSNDISKGRDGIFSNTSKNNTYKNNRFSDLRFAVHYMYTNDSEVSGNISVGNNMGYVLMFSDRLNVYGNIAVGSRDQGIMLNYVNYSDIHDNIINKAGKCVFAYNANYNKIVANHFENCEIGIHFTAAIEGTTLSDNAFINNESQVKYVSTRFLDWGEGGRGNYWSDNSAFDLDGDGFGDSAYRPNGIIDQIIWRAPVSRLLMNSPAISIVKWAQSQFPAILPGGVIDSKPLMKAGSNKTTTKYEAMKEQLLQEAKTHQSEWSDAENGSLN, encoded by the coding sequence ATGCACACACCCCAATTCAAAACATGGCGACGCGCTGTCCTGGCATTTATGTTCGGCGGCATGATTCAGACGACCTTTGCAGCCACCATCGACGTTTCCCCGACCGACAACCTCCCCGAAGTCATCGCGCGCGCGCAGGCAGGCGATACGCTCAAGCTTGCCTCCGGCACTTACAAAACCAAACTGCTTATCGACAAACCCATCACCATCGAAGGCCCTGCCGACCGCTCCGCCAAAATCGAAGGCGACCGCACCGGCCGTACCATTGCCGTCATCGCCCCCGACGTTACCCTGCGCAACCTCACCGTCACCCGTTCCGGCATGAGCCTGCCCGCCATGGACGCCGGCATCTACCTCGAAGAAACCGCCCCCCGCGCCCTGATTGAACACAACAACATCCTCGACAACTCCGTCGGCGTGTATATCCACGGTTCTGCCGAATCCATGGTGCGCGAGAACAAAATCGTCGGCGACTCCACCCTGCGCGTCAACGAACGCGGCAACGGTGTAACCGTCTGGAACGCCCCCGGCGCGCAAGTTGTCAGCAACGACATTTCCAAAGGCCGCGACGGCATTTTCTCCAACACCAGCAAAAACAACACCTATAAAAACAACCGCTTCAGCGACCTGCGTTTTGCCGTCCACTACATGTACACCAACGACAGCGAAGTCAGCGGCAACATTTCCGTCGGCAACAACATGGGCTACGTTTTGATGTTTTCCGACCGCCTCAACGTGTACGGCAACATCGCCGTCGGCAGCCGCGACCAAGGCATCATGCTCAACTACGTCAACTATTCCGACATCCACGACAACATCATCAACAAAGCCGGCAAATGCGTTTTTGCCTACAACGCCAACTACAACAAAATCGTCGCCAACCATTTTGAAAACTGCGAAATCGGCATCCACTTCACCGCCGCCATCGAAGGCACCACCCTTTCCGACAACGCCTTCATCAACAACGAAAGCCAAGTCAAATACGTCAGCACACGTTTTCTTGACTGGGGCGAAGGCGGACGCGGCAACTACTGGAGCGACAACAGCGCTTTCGACCTCGACGGCGACGGCTTCGGCGACAGCGCGTACCGCCCCAACGGCATCATCGACCAAATCATCTGGCGCGCGCCCGTTTCCCGCCTCCTGATGAACAGCCCCGCCATCAGCATCGTCAAATGGGCGCAATCGCAGTTCCCCGCCATCCTTCCCGGCGGCGTGATCGACAGCAAACCGCTGATGAAGGCGGGTAGCAACAAAACGACCACCAAATACGAAGCCATGAAAGAACAACTGTTGCAAGAAGCCAAAACCCATCAGTCCGAATGGAGCGATGCCGAAAACGGCTCATTGAACTAA
- a CDS encoding ABC transporter permease → MNPVWIITGKEVRDSLRNRWVLAASVLLAALALSLGFLGSSPTGSVKVDPLTVTVVSLSSLSIFLIPLIAMLLSYDSLIGEIERGTMALLLSYPVSRNQILAGKFIGHLIILALATTAGYGIAGITLQLANGSFDIAAWKPFALLIAASVILGAAFLSMGYLISAKVKEHGTAAGIAIGVWLFFVVIFDMALLGILVADTQQTITAPVVETVLLFNPTDIYRLLNLTGYENTAMYAGMAGLSEQISLTMPVLLTAQILWVIIPLILAARIFGKRQI, encoded by the coding sequence ATGAACCCCGTTTGGATTATCACCGGAAAAGAAGTCCGCGACAGCCTGCGCAACCGCTGGGTACTCGCCGCCTCCGTCCTACTCGCCGCCCTCGCCCTCTCATTGGGCTTCCTCGGCAGCTCGCCGACAGGCTCGGTTAAAGTCGATCCGCTGACTGTAACCGTCGTCAGCCTCTCCAGCCTGTCCATCTTCCTGATTCCGCTCATCGCCATGCTCCTCTCCTACGATTCCCTCATCGGCGAAATCGAACGCGGCACCATGGCGCTGCTGTTGAGCTACCCCGTTTCCCGCAACCAAATCCTTGCCGGAAAATTTATCGGACACCTCATCATCCTTGCCCTTGCCACCACCGCAGGCTACGGAATCGCGGGCATCACGCTCCAACTCGCCAACGGCAGCTTCGACATCGCCGCGTGGAAACCCTTTGCCCTGCTGATTGCCGCCAGCGTCATTTTGGGCGCCGCATTCCTGTCCATGGGCTACCTCATCAGCGCAAAAGTCAAAGAACACGGTACTGCCGCCGGTATCGCCATCGGCGTTTGGCTGTTTTTCGTCGTCATCTTCGACATGGCGCTTTTGGGCATCCTTGTCGCCGATACCCAGCAAACAATCACCGCACCCGTCGTTGAAACCGTCCTCCTTTTCAACCCCACCGACATCTACCGCCTGCTCAACCTGACCGGTTACGAAAACACCGCCATGTACGCAGGTATGGCAGGTTTGAGCGAACAAATCAGCCTGACCATGCCCGTATTGCTGACCGCGCAGATATTATGGGTTATTATTCCCCTTATCTTGGCAGCAAGAATTTTTGGAAAGCGACAAATATGA
- the accD gene encoding acetyl-CoA carboxylase, carboxyltransferase subunit beta — MSWLDKILPPKIKNRSKSEGSSNVPEGLWHKCPSCSATIYSTELQQNDQVCPKCNHHNPLSARERLNLLLDEEGREEIAANIKPTDPLKFKDSKKYPERLAAARKATGEDDALVVMKGFMNGLPVVIAAFEFRFIGGSMGSVVGERFVQGVRRAVADNCSFICVAASGGARMQEGVNSLMQMTKTSAALHLLTEKHLPFISVLTDPTMGGVSASFAFLGDVVLAEPNALIGFAGPRVIEQTVRETLPEGFQRAEFLLEKGAIDQIVDRRSMKQRISDLITLLRREDKVNAA; from the coding sequence ATGAGTTGGTTAGACAAAATCCTACCGCCCAAAATCAAAAACCGCAGCAAAAGCGAAGGCTCGTCCAACGTTCCCGAAGGCCTGTGGCACAAATGCCCTTCCTGCTCGGCAACCATCTACTCGACCGAACTTCAGCAAAACGACCAAGTTTGCCCGAAATGTAACCACCACAACCCGCTTTCCGCGCGCGAACGCCTCAATTTGCTTTTGGACGAGGAAGGCCGCGAAGAAATCGCCGCCAATATCAAACCGACCGACCCGCTGAAATTCAAAGACAGCAAAAAATATCCCGAACGCTTGGCCGCAGCGCGCAAAGCCACCGGCGAAGATGATGCGTTGGTCGTGATGAAAGGCTTTATGAACGGCCTGCCCGTCGTAATTGCCGCCTTCGAATTCCGCTTTATCGGCGGCTCTATGGGCTCCGTCGTCGGCGAACGCTTCGTCCAAGGCGTACGCCGCGCCGTAGCCGACAACTGCTCTTTCATCTGTGTTGCCGCATCGGGCGGTGCGCGTATGCAGGAAGGTGTCAACTCATTGATGCAGATGACCAAAACCAGCGCGGCATTGCATCTTCTGACTGAAAAACACTTGCCGTTCATCTCCGTCCTGACCGACCCGACCATGGGCGGCGTATCCGCCAGTTTCGCCTTCCTCGGCGATGTCGTGCTTGCCGAACCCAACGCCCTTATCGGCTTTGCCGGCCCGCGCGTTATCGAACAAACCGTCCGCGAAACCTTGCCCGAAGGCTTCCAACGCGCAGAATTCCTGCTGGAGAAAGGCGCTATCGACCAAATCGTCGACCGCCGCAGCATGAAACAGCGCATCAGCGACCTGATTACCTTGCTGCGCCGCGAAGACAAAGTCAACGCTGCTTAA
- a CDS encoding tyrosine-type recombinase/integrase, with protein sequence MLASGQDPSEAKQQKKRERQAAVSNTFRNIAAEWHKHRETGLTGNHAARVWDSLEKDVFPALGSLSVSEIKVSQVKEVIEAVAARGALETAGRILQRIKSVFTYAIRTERAENNPAVPLVGLIKAPKQKHQPALQQSELAEFYRRLMLEQAEQQTKIAMQLIMLTFVRNGELRAAEWAEFDLDGAEWSIPAAKMKMKAPHIVPLADWTLELLAELKELTGYSRYLFPSVKDPGKHMSENTLSYLMGRMGYKGVATPHGFRSLATDVLNENGFNSDVVERQFAQRRNHHGRRQNPHRHLQRRH encoded by the coding sequence TTGCTTGCATCGGGGCAAGACCCAAGTGAAGCCAAGCAACAAAAAAAGCGTGAACGGCAAGCCGCTGTCAGTAATACCTTTCGGAACATTGCCGCCGAGTGGCACAAACACCGTGAAACAGGATTGACAGGCAATCACGCCGCCCGTGTATGGGACAGCTTGGAAAAGGACGTTTTCCCCGCGCTGGGCAGTTTGTCTGTCAGTGAAATCAAAGTCAGCCAAGTAAAAGAAGTGATTGAAGCGGTGGCAGCAAGGGGAGCACTTGAAACGGCGGGGCGGATATTGCAGCGTATCAAGTCTGTTTTCACTTATGCGATACGGACGGAGCGGGCAGAAAACAATCCCGCTGTTCCCTTGGTAGGTTTAATCAAAGCCCCAAAGCAGAAACATCAGCCCGCATTGCAGCAATCCGAACTGGCCGAGTTTTACCGCCGGTTGATGCTGGAACAAGCCGAACAGCAAACAAAAATAGCCATGCAGCTAATCATGCTGACCTTTGTCAGAAATGGAGAGCTTAGGGCGGCGGAATGGGCGGAATTTGATTTGGATGGGGCAGAATGGAGCATACCCGCCGCCAAGATGAAGATGAAAGCCCCGCATATCGTCCCCCTTGCCGATTGGACGCTTGAGCTTTTGGCAGAACTAAAGGAACTGACAGGATATAGCCGTTATCTGTTCCCATCGGTAAAAGACCCTGGCAAGCATATGAGTGAAAACACCCTATCTTACTTGATGGGCAGAATGGGCTATAAGGGCGTAGCAACGCCCCACGGTTTCAGAAGTCTAGCCACAGACGTATTGAATGAAAACGGTTTTAACAGCGACGTAGTAGAGCGACAGTTTGCCCAGCGGCGAAACCATCACGGCAGACGGCAAAACCCACACCGTCATCTACAACGGCGACACTAG
- a CDS encoding SCO family protein codes for MMPTAIRTAILGAFALTALAACKPEAKAPEQNPATASAASSTASAPAATPASSPETTSLNAAAAPKPQGPGTDMRKEDIGGDFTLTDGDGKPFSLSDLKGKVVILSFGYTHCPDVCPTELLTYSDTLKQLGDQAKDVKVVFVSIDPERDTPEVISKYVKQFNPEFIGLTATGDQSLPVIKQQYRVVSAKVVQKEDSENYLVDHSSGAYLIDKNGEVAIFSPYGSEPATIAADIKKLL; via the coding sequence ATGATGCCTACTGCAATCCGTACCGCCATTTTGGGCGCATTCGCCCTTACCGCACTTGCTGCCTGCAAACCTGAAGCCAAAGCGCCGGAACAAAATCCTGCGACTGCTTCAGCCGCTTCTTCAACAGCGTCTGCCCCAGCTGCAACGCCTGCTTCTTCTCCTGAAACGACCTCGCTTAATGCTGCTGCCGCTCCCAAACCGCAAGGTCCGGGAACGGATATGCGTAAAGAGGACATCGGCGGCGATTTCACGCTGACTGACGGCGACGGCAAGCCGTTCAGCTTAAGCGACCTGAAAGGCAAAGTCGTGATCCTGTCCTTCGGCTACACCCACTGCCCCGACGTTTGCCCGACCGAATTGCTGACTTACAGCGACACATTGAAACAGCTGGGCGATCAGGCGAAAGATGTGAAAGTAGTGTTCGTCAGCATCGACCCCGAGCGCGACACGCCTGAAGTCATCAGCAAATACGTCAAACAGTTCAATCCTGAATTTATCGGCCTGACTGCGACAGGCGACCAAAGCCTGCCGGTCATCAAACAGCAATACCGCGTGGTTTCCGCCAAAGTGGTTCAGAAGGAAGACAGCGAGAACTATCTGGTTGACCACTCTTCCGGCGCGTATCTGATTGATAAAAACGGCGAAGTGGCGATTTTCTCACCTTACGGCAGCGAGCCGGCAACTATTGCCGCCGACATCAAAAAACTGCTTTGA
- a CDS encoding Arm DNA-binding domain-containing protein, with protein sequence MKLNDRQIKNAKPAEKPFKLNDGKGLYLYINTSGGKLWRFDFSHNGKRKTLSIGKYPTVSLVEAR encoded by the coding sequence ATGAAGCTGAACGACCGACAAATCAAAAACGCCAAGCCCGCCGAAAAACCGTTTAAGCTGAATGACGGCAAGGGCTTGTATCTGTATATCAATACGAGCGGCGGGAAGTTATGGCGGTTTGACTTTTCACATAACGGCAAACGTAAAACGCTTTCAATCGGTAAATATCCGACCGTATCACTGGTGGAAGCCCGCTAA
- the nosZ gene encoding TAT-dependent nitrous-oxide reductase, whose translation MSDEKLEQNGLSRRSFLGTAAVSGAGIAGAGLLGLAGCSKEGGDKTAASGAAPAAKTESHASAEPGKQTSEVGPGELDQYYGFLSGGQSGEMRLIGVPSMRELMRIPVFNMDSATGWGRTNESLRILNEKNTPETNQFLKDSGLRCYPNGDLHHPHLSFTDQTYDGRYAYANDKANNRVCRVRLDFMKTDKITEIPNVSGVHGLRPQRYPKTGYVFANGEHIVPVSGVGTWNDAKTWNAVYTAIDGETMDIAWQVLVDGNLDNGDADYQGKYSFSTCYNSERALTVQGASSNEQDWCVVFNLAAIEEGIKKGDFKEVNGVKMLDGRAEANSPYTRYIPVPNSPHGCNASPDGKYIMLNGKLSPTVTVLDVSKLDDLFAGKIKERDVVVAEPQLGLGPLHTAFDGRGNAYTTLFIDSQMVKWNIDDAIKAYKGEKVDPIKQKLDVHYQPGHNHTTMGETKEADGKWLVSLNKFSKDRFLNAGPLKPECDQLIDISGDEMRLVHDNPTFAEPHDLCLVAASKVNPKKTWDRKDPWFWQDAVEQAKKDGVELEKAAKVIREGNKVRVYMTAVAPAYSIPQFEVNQGDEVTVYVTNVETIEDLTHGFTLEGYGIAMEIGPQATQSVTFKAVRPGVHWYYCQWFCHALHMEMSGQMIVKPR comes from the coding sequence ATGTCAGACGAAAAATTAGAACAAAACGGCTTAAGCCGTCGTTCATTCTTAGGTACTGCCGCCGTTTCAGGCGCAGGTATTGCCGGCGCCGGTCTGTTGGGTTTGGCGGGCTGTTCCAAAGAGGGTGGCGATAAAACCGCCGCTTCAGGTGCTGCGCCTGCCGCTAAAACCGAGTCCCATGCCTCTGCCGAACCGGGCAAACAGACTTCCGAAGTCGGTCCGGGCGAACTCGACCAATACTACGGCTTCCTCTCCGGCGGCCAATCGGGCGAAATGCGCTTGATCGGCGTACCTTCCATGCGCGAACTGATGCGTATCCCCGTATTCAACATGGACAGCGCGACCGGTTGGGGCCGTACCAACGAGAGCCTGCGTATTTTGAATGAAAAAAATACGCCGGAAACCAACCAGTTCCTGAAGGACAGCGGCCTACGCTGCTACCCTAACGGCGACTTGCACCACCCTCACTTGTCGTTTACCGACCAGACTTACGACGGTCGCTACGCATATGCCAACGACAAAGCAAACAACCGCGTTTGCCGCGTCCGCCTGGACTTCATGAAAACCGACAAAATCACCGAAATCCCTAACGTTTCCGGTGTACACGGTCTGCGTCCGCAACGTTATCCGAAAACCGGCTACGTCTTTGCCAACGGCGAACACATCGTACCGGTAAGCGGCGTGGGTACTTGGAACGACGCCAAAACTTGGAATGCCGTTTATACCGCCATCGACGGCGAAACCATGGACATCGCATGGCAAGTATTGGTGGACGGCAACTTGGACAACGGCGATGCCGACTACCAAGGCAAATACTCCTTCTCCACCTGCTACAACTCCGAACGCGCCCTGACCGTACAAGGTGCTTCTTCCAACGAGCAAGACTGGTGCGTAGTCTTCAATCTTGCCGCCATCGAAGAAGGCATCAAAAAAGGCGACTTCAAAGAAGTCAACGGCGTGAAAATGCTGGACGGCCGCGCAGAAGCCAATTCCCCTTACACCCGCTACATCCCCGTGCCGAACTCTCCGCACGGCTGTAACGCTTCCCCTGACGGCAAATACATCATGCTCAACGGCAAACTGTCTCCGACCGTTACCGTATTGGACGTCAGCAAACTGGACGATTTGTTCGCCGGCAAAATCAAAGAGCGCGACGTGGTTGTCGCCGAACCCCAACTGGGTCTCGGTCCTTTACACACCGCGTTTGACGGCCGCGGCAACGCCTACACCACGCTGTTTATCGACAGCCAAATGGTTAAATGGAACATCGACGACGCCATCAAAGCCTACAAAGGCGAAAAAGTGGATCCGATCAAACAAAAACTCGACGTCCACTACCAACCCGGCCACAACCATACGACCATGGGCGAAACCAAGGAAGCCGACGGCAAATGGCTGGTATCTTTGAACAAATTCTCCAAAGACCGCTTCCTCAACGCCGGCCCGCTGAAACCGGAATGCGACCAGTTGATCGACATCTCCGGCGACGAAATGCGCCTGGTACACGACAACCCGACCTTTGCCGAACCGCATGACCTGTGTCTGGTTGCCGCTTCCAAAGTCAACCCGAAAAAAACCTGGGACCGCAAAGACCCATGGTTCTGGCAAGACGCTGTGGAACAAGCGAAAAAAGACGGTGTCGAGCTGGAAAAAGCCGCCAAAGTCATCCGCGAGGGCAACAAAGTCCGCGTATACATGACTGCCGTTGCGCCTGCGTACAGCATCCCGCAATTCGAAGTCAACCAAGGCGACGAAGTGACCGTATATGTGACCAACGTTGAAACCATCGAAGACTTGACCCACGGCTTCACTTTGGAAGGCTACGGCATCGCCATGGAAATCGGCCCGCAAGCTACCCAATCGGTAACCTTCAAAGCCGTCCGTCCGGGCGTACACTGGTATTACTGCCAATGGTTCTGCCACGCCCTGCACATGGAAATGTCCGGTCAAATGATCGTTAAACCCCGATAA